The Oceanispirochaeta sp. genome contains the following window.
CCCCTGTGATGATGCACCATCAGAAAAACGAAAAGGGAAATGAAATCATTATCTCCACCCTAAGCCGGTATTTCCGTTTTCCCCAGAGCTTTAAGGATTTCCTCTATCTGAGCCAGGTACAGCAAGCCTGGGCCATACAGACAGCTGTGGAGTACTGGCGGGGCAACCGTCCTACCTGTATGGGAGCCCTGTACTGGCAGCTCAATGACAACTGGCCGGTAGCCTCCTGGGCATCCATTGACTACTCGGGGGCCTGGAAACTGCTTCACTACTCTGCAGCCCGATTTTTTGCCCCTCTCCATATTGCCGGATGGATGAAAGACGGAAAAATCACAGCGGTGGCAATGAACGACAAGAGTCAGCCTGTAAACGCCAGGGCCATCCTGAATTTCCGTAATTTTCAGGGAGAGATCGTCAGAACTCTGGAAAGAGAGCTGATTCTGGAAGCTGCCACGTCACAGCAATTCTATTGTGAGGATCTACCGGGAGATTCGGAGAGACAGAAAGAATTCCTGGAGCTGATTCTGGAATCCGAGGGGGGGACCTCCCGGAACATACTGCTTTTGCAGCTTCCCCGCATGTGCTCTCTGGAGAAGGCGGAAGTGAAAATGAGTTTACCAGTTTCAAAAATCGGAGGGAATCAGCAGATTGAATTGACGACGGATAAACCGGCCTTTTATATCTATATCAGAGGAGAAAAAGGAGATATCTTCTCTGACAATGGTTTCCATATGATCCCCGGCGAGAAGAAAATCATCGAATTCACCCCCTCTGATGCCGAAAGGAAAAGTCTGGAGGACCTGGAACTGACTCATCTCAGACAGACCTATTAAATTATCCCAAAAGAGTATTTCAGGGGAGTCATCCCGAAAGAGTGATGTTTTCATTTCTTTCGCTGCCCATTTAGATTATTATTAATGAGTATACATCTGATAAAATCCGGGAGAAACCCATGGAAGAAAACACTCGAATCAGAAGCAAAGTGCTGACCTTTGATACGGACATAGTTATACTGCCTCAATTGAGAAAAATATTTGATGCTAATCATCTGACCGGATTGCGCTCGATTGGTGATCCTTCCATTGTGGATATCATACTGGACAAAAACATCCACCTGGGAGCCCTTTTTGTGAACAATGATGGAGACTGGCTCAATTTATCTGCCCGCCTGAAGGAGATCAGGCCGGAACTCCCCCTCTTCCTCCGGGTTGAAGAACTATCTGATATAAAGGATATCCCCAAGGAGAAGTCCTGGCTCTTTGATGGAGTTTTTCATATCAGCGAGGAAGAAAAAATAAGTAATCTCTTGAAAAACCATATTTTTATACGGGATTATCCCATTGAAATGATCCGTCATATTATTGATTTTTCAGTAAAGGCCATAAAATCCATGATTCCCGAGGGGATTGTGCACTGTCAATCTCCCCTGATGATTCATGACAAGGTCATATACGGTGAAATGACATCCCTGATCCCGATCAACACCGACTGGTGCCGGGGTTATATGATGCTTCAGTGTGATACGACTGAACTCCATCAAATTCTCTCAGGCATGAGTAATCCTGCCTTCAGAGGTACCGTGGAGGAAGTTGTACCATCTGTCATCAGTGAATTGACGAACCTGATGTGGGGTGGTTTTAAGACAGTATTCCTCAAGGAAGGATTTCTGGATGAGAACGGACCGGATATTCAGGTACCCATCCTGGTCAACCACAAGCTTAAAAATATTTCCTTTGGCGGAGACATCCCCCAGCTTTGTTTCGAATATATACTGAAAGATACCATCGGTCTGAAAAGACAGACCAGGATCGTTCAGAAATTTATTTTCAACCTGAACTGGAACCCCGACAGGGTGGCAGAGTACGATTTTCAGAGTCTTGTGGATGAGGGAGCAATCATACTATTCTGACAGACCGGGCTTGAGTATGGCCCAGGAACGCTGCCTGCACAGGGCTTCCAGCTCCGGTCCCGGATGAACCGCAACGGGACAGGCACAGCTTTCCAT
Protein-coding sequences here:
- a CDS encoding chemotaxis protein CheX; amino-acid sequence: MEENTRIRSKVLTFDTDIVILPQLRKIFDANHLTGLRSIGDPSIVDIILDKNIHLGALFVNNDGDWLNLSARLKEIRPELPLFLRVEELSDIKDIPKEKSWLFDGVFHISEEEKISNLLKNHIFIRDYPIEMIRHIIDFSVKAIKSMIPEGIVHCQSPLMIHDKVIYGEMTSLIPINTDWCRGYMMLQCDTTELHQILSGMSNPAFRGTVEEVVPSVISELTNLMWGGFKTVFLKEGFLDENGPDIQVPILVNHKLKNISFGGDIPQLCFEYILKDTIGLKRQTRIVQKFIFNLNWNPDRVAEYDFQSLVDEGAIILF